A genomic segment from Takifugu rubripes chromosome 20, fTakRub1.2, whole genome shotgun sequence encodes:
- the c20h1orf52 gene encoding UPF0690 protein C1orf52 homolog, producing the protein MSEEKKSGSLGFFSSYDDLSNSSDGSDSDDDGGLGKKTAPSTAPVESGAQSSQQATKRAAGGASLPKPDDLFRSVSKPAFLYNPLNKEIDWDNLTVKPPEEPAKEFKPWNTTAVPPPESYSAEPVKKKGPPPGMDMAIKWSNVYEDNGEDAPKAGKAQFLPPEEQLSDSDEEANNDKASSKKRRVETFQQKEKRKRDMGQATSDKTFVEEEKRILRQKLE; encoded by the exons ATGTCAGAAGAAAAGAAGTCTGGTTCGTTGGGTTTTTTCTCCAGTTATGACGATTTGAGCAACAGTAGCGATGGCAGCGACTCAGACGATGACGGAGGGCTCGGAAAGAAAACGGCACCTTCCACGGCGCCTGTGGAAAGTGGAGCCCAGTCCTCCCAACAAGCAACCAAAAGGGCTGCCGGTGGAGCCTCCCTGCCCAAACCCGACGATCTGTTCCGCTCCGTGTCCAAGCCTGCTTTCCTCTATAACCCGCTGAATAAGGAGATCGACTGGGACAACCTCACGGTCAAACCCCCAGAAGAG CCTGCCAAAGAGTTTAAGCCATGGAACACGACCGCAGTCCCCCCTCCCGAGAGCTACAGTGCAGAACCAGTGAAGAAGAAGGGTCCCCCTCCTGGCATGGACATGGCTATAAAGTGGTCCAATGTGTACGAGGATAACGGTGAAGATGCGCCAAAAGCGGGAAAAGCTCAGTTCTTACCCCCAGAGGAGCAGCTCTCTGACTCAG ATGAGGAAGCCAACAACGATAAAGCATCGTCCAAAAAACGTCGGGTAGAGACGTTCcagcagaaggagaagagaaagagggacATGGGACAAGCGACCTCCGACAAGACGTTcgtagaggaggagaaaaggattCTCAGGCAAAAGTTGGAGTGA